The genomic interval tatatatatatatatatacatatatatatatacacatatatatatatatatacacatatatatatatatacacatatatatatatacacatatatatatatatacacatatatatatatacatatatatatatatacatatatatatacatatatatatatatacatatatatatatacatacatatatatatatacatacatatatatatatatatacatacatatatatatatacatatatatatatatatatatacatatatatatatatacatatatatatatatacatatatatatatacatatatatatatatacatatatatatacatatatatatacatatatatatacatatatatatatatacatatatatatatatacatatatatatatatacatatatatatatatacatatatatatatatacatatatatatatatacatatatatatatatacatatatatatacatatatatatatacatatatatatatacatatatatatatatacatatatatatatacatatatatatatatacatatatatatatacatatatatatatatacatatatacatatacatatatacatacatatacatatatatacatatacatatatatacacatatatatacatatacacatatatatacatatacacatatatatacatatacacatatatatatatatatacatatatatatatatacatatatatatatatacatatatatatatatatatacacatatatatatatatacatatatatatatatacatatatatatatatacatatatatatatatacatatatatatatatatacatatatacatatatatacatatatatatatatatatatacatatatatatatacatacatatatatacatacatacatatatatatatacatacatatatatacatacatacatatatatatatacatacatatatatacatacatatatatatatatacatacatatatatacatacatatatatatatatatacatacatatatatacatacatatatatatatatacatacatatatatacatacatatatatatatatatacatacatacatatatatatatatatatacatacatatatatatatatatatacatacatatatatatacatacatatatatatatacatacatatatatatatatacatacatatatatatatatacatacatatatatatacatacatacatatatatatatatatatacatacatatatatatatatacatacatatatatatatacatacatatatatatacatacatatatatatatacatacatatatatacatacatatatatatatatacatacatatatatatatacatacatatatatatatacatacatatatatatatatacatacatatatatatatacatacatacatatatatatatacatacatatatatatatatatacatacatatatatacatacatatatatatatatacatatatatatatatatatacatacatatatatatacatacatatatatatacatacatacatatatacatacatacatatatatatacatacatacatatatatatacatacatatatatatatatacatacatatatatatatatacatacatatatatatatatacatacatatatatatatatacatacatatatatatatacatacatatatatatatacatacatatatatatacatacatatatatatacatacatatatatatacatacatatatatatacatacatatatatatatacatatatatatatacatatatatatatacatatatatatacatacatatatatatacatacatatatatatacatacatatatatatatatatatacatacatatatatatacatacatatatatatatacatacatatatatatacatacatacatatatatatacatacatacatatatacatacatacatatatatatacatacatacatatatatatacatacatacatatatatatatacatacatatatatatacatacatacatatatatacatacatatatatatacatacatatatatatatatatatacatacatatatatatatatatacatatatatatatatatacatacatatatatatatatacatacatacatatatatatacatacatacatatatatatacatacatatatatatatatatatacatatatatatatacacatatatatatacacatatatatatacacatatatatatatatacacatatatatatatacatatatatatacatatatatatacacatatatatatatacacatatatatatatacacatatatatatatatacacatatatatatacatatacacatatatatatatacacatatatatatatacacatatatatatacatatacacatatatatatatacacatatatatatacatatacacatatatatatatacacatatatatatacatatacacatatatatacatatatatatacatatacacatatatatacatatatatatacatatacatatatatatatacatatatatatacatatacacatatatatatacatatacacatatatatatacatatatatatacatatacacatatatatatacatatatatacatatacacatatatatatatacatatatatatacatatacacatatatacatatatatatacatatatacacatacatatatatatatatatacatatatatatatacatatatatacatacatatatatacatacatatatatatatatatatatacatatatatatacatatatatacatatatatatacatatatatatacatatatatacatatatatatatatatacatatatatatatatacatatatatatatatatatacatatatatatatatatatacatatatatatacatatatatatatatacatatatatatatatatatatatacatatatatatatatacatatatatatatatatatatacatatatacatatatatatatatatatatatatacatatatatacatatatatatatatacatatatatatacatatatatatatatatacatatatatatatatatatatatatatatacatatatatatacatatatatatatacatatatacatatatatacatatatacatatatatacatatatatacatatatatacatatatacacatatatatatatatatacatatatatatatacacatatatatatatatacatatatatacacatatatatatatacacatatatatatatatatacacatatatatatatacatatatatatatatacacatatatatatatacacatatatatatacacatatatatatatacatatacatatatatacatatatatatatacacatatatatatatacatatacatatatatacatatacatatatatacatatacatatatatatacatatacatatatatatacatatatatatacatatacatatatatatatacatatatatacatatacatatatatatatatatatatatatatatacatacatatatatatatatatatatacatatatatacatatatatacatatatatacatatatatacatacatatatatatatacatacatatatatatatatatatatgtgtgtgtacccACAGATACAGGGCAGTGACAGCGTAAACTCTTCACCCATGACAAGTAGGTTAGTTTCAATGGctctgacaggttcactttacggAAATAAACATATTTACGTATAAATATAACTACTTTTCAGTAACCTACATCATTGCTTTGGGTTAAATAAGGAAAAAACAGGATAACTCTTGTTGGCAAAATATTTATTACAAAAGATAAAGTGCATATAGctaaaaaaaagtgcagcaaTGCAGGGTCATGATCGTATAGAAATCCTGAAATCTTACATTTCCCACCCTATTATTGATTTCCTTCAACAACTGCAGTAGCTAAGCCTGCAGCTCTCACAATGCAGGAGCGAGGAGATGGAAAATATTTTGATTGCGTCTGTTTCTTTGCCCTAGTCGCCTGTATATTTTATTGGGGATATTTACAAGGTCCATGTGTGAACAGGTTATGTGACATCAATTCCCTTCACTCCTTCCAGGTCTACTGTATAGTAACAAGTGGAGGGAGGAATGTGAGGTGCAAAAATGACTTCCATAATCCGTAAGATGCCACTAGTATGTGGTAGAGGTGCCATCTTTGGTGTCCGAAAGACCATAAGCCTCATCAAAAGCTGGTTGGACCAGGAGATTCCCAAAGCAGGCTGTACTTTCTTATCTTGTAACCTGTATTGTGCAAAAAGGAGATTCTTTCAATCCAAAATTTAACAATGATGGCATACTCCTAGGATATACCATCAACATGTGATGACCAGAACCACTGATCATAACCACAAAGTAACTAGAGCTCAgctacaataccacacaccgctTACAGATGAGAGATGGGGTTATGGGTAGAGTTTCGTCTATGGGTTGTTTAAAGGTATAAATACAGATACATAACACCTAtaatactttattattttttatattgtgaATCCTATCAACACTTATTTGCAATTGTTGAGCAATATTTAGTATGAACACATGCAGTAAGTAGTAAGTCTTACCCTAAGTGATTCAGGACAGAGTCTGTCTCCTTCATGGTGTCTGTGACCTAAGGAATAggagaggaaggttaaattaGACACCCATAATATGGGTCTTTATGATAACAACATGACCTCTTGCAGTTCTCCTGAATCGTACAAATACTGTTGGTCTATTTTCTAAAATTTTATGGTgctgtaagggggtgttcacacagattttgttgctgaatttggagaagagtgccACTGTATTTTGCCTTTATGGTGTAGGGCCAAATATCAAATTCTgtaccactgacttcaatgggttccgttttccacgcgaaacacattgaaatcgatgggtaaaaaaagtctcccattgatttcaatgtgttctgcacggaaaacggaacccattgaagtcaatgggagtctttttttcagcactgattcttacgtaagttatcgtgccagaatcagtgccactttgcGCCGTGTGAATGGCCCTTACATAGGCCAGTACCTGATTGATGCAGAATACAGGTGCTGTGAAGCTGGTGCTAAGATGGTGGAGTTTGGCCCCAAGTGATTGCAGGTGTCTTGCTTTTATGGCAGCGTCCCTTGCAGTAAATTCACAGCGAAACAAAGCAGCAATGGAATCTATGACAATCAGACGAATGTGACCACGGCGAAGAAGGATGGGAAGCTTCTTAGTGATGCATTCTGTAAGCATGTCCTGCAACAAGAATTACTGTATCAAGATAAAAATGAGCAACAGAGATAAGTCAGAGGGAGGAAATTCTCAAGGCAAGGGGGAGGAGTCCagaacaaccaatcacagtgaaGATTTTATTTCAAAAACAGTTTTCACAACTACTCCACTTTTTAGTTGCATTAGTTTTAATAAATCCTAATTGTTTCATCAAAGGTTGAAATTTTATCTGCACTTGGAGAAGAGGAGCAAACGTGCACCTGCAAGTAATACAAGACAGAAGTGAGGAGACAACATCATGTCCCAATAAAAAGCCAAATACAAAAGAGAAATTCTgtctattaacctcttcctgccacaAGGCGATGCAGCGATACCAAGTTTATTTACGGTATATATgtaatttgttttttgtttgtgtttttttcattttcaccccttaaaaaaaaagcaggttgTACAAAGCAGTCTATAATACAAATCTCTATGCCAGACAAGcctaggagccttcaataggcttttgGCTGCCATGGCAATGGATATCGTTCTGGGGAGTAGCGATTCACCCTAAAATGGCgttggggtgtataatacagtggaaACACGGCGACTATGGTGGATGCTCAGCTCCCAAGTGTCCACCATATTCAAGTACCAgatatctgctgtactattatggtggatgttgggaaaggatTAAAAGGAACACCAAGCAATAGTGATACATAATGTTTAGACTAATGCTAGACCTGAGTTAATGGTACCCAGCACAATATTGTGTCATATTCCAcaattaaaaggagtctgtcaccaggatgaaGCCTAGTAAATCAGCAACAAAGTTGGATAGGTTCACCTGAATGTAATGCCTCCCCATGAAAATTCATTGCTCCATTgaagagatattcatttatttcagaatatgcagATAAGCAATCTGGAGCAATAAGGGTGGCCCTATTTCCCTAAACTGTTACACCACACCTTGCTCTGATACGCCCCTCCCCTCCCTTCTTTGAATGACATGGCCAGGAAGCTATGCTGAAACCTTGTCTGGCCCTGGGCTTCCATTGGCATATTGCTCTCAAAATGGTGAGGAATGGATGGTTACAACAACTGCAAAGAGAAAATCCTAAATAAAGTTTGGAATTTGCAAGATCCACCATATAACGTGATTCAAATGCATTGACCATACACTTACTATGTCAGCTGCGTGCTCTATATAAATACCATCTCCAAATCGAATGTTGCGAATGATGTCAACTGGGACATCCGATCTCAGTTTGTGCTGGGATTTAATCAACTGCTGCAATCGCTTGTTTGGAAAGGCATCCTCTGTGCAGATATATACTGCGCCTACGCAATACATACAGCATATGTTATACAATGAACAATGAATTAGAGGCTTACTGTATACATAAGAGATTTGTTATACAGACTATGTACCTGCTCCAAGACCTCCATATTCTGCAGAATACTGAACAGACAGGCACAGCTGTAAGGCTATCTGGGTTTTCCCTGCAGAACTTTCCCCTGCAAGTTCTGTGACGCCCACTAATGGGATACCCCCTCGCAGAAAATGATTGAGGATGCTGCAGCCGAGGCTTAGCTTCTGGTGCTGGGAAGGGAAGGTGGCCTGATCCTTGTATAAGTCCAATGCTGTAAATCATAAGAAAAATATTTATGAGTGATTATTGCGGAAATTGCTGAAAACAAGTATTATGAATATTATGCATACAGCAATAAAACCCACATATCAGTATCACTGTAAGTAGGTACAAATGCCACGGGAAGTATGAGAGTTGTAACTGCAACTATATGGATTGCCCCCAACTTTCTCAGAAACACTCAGAACTGTTAAAGGGTTTCTAGACCAGGActtctatttaaagaggacctttcaacacctccaagtccagctctttgcattatttaataggAGAAactttactgattctggcacagtttctttctgtagcccccacagtTCCCGAGCAATAATTACAGGTAGTTGTAGTTACTTATGGTCTCTACTGTTTTGGTGGCTTTAGTGGCATGTCAATCAAAGAGGCAGTGAGGGGGgcctcacggtggctcagtggttagcactgcagcccttcagcgctggggtcctgttgttcaaatctcaccaagggcaaaaaaacatctgcaaggagtttgtatgttctctccgtgtttgcatggatttccatcccatattccaaaaagacgtactgatagggaaaaatgtacattgtgagctctatgtgggctcacaatctacataaaaaaaaaaaaaaaaatcaaagaggcAGTGAGGAAtgtgaggggcgttcctccccactctcacagcacagcgccatAGATACTGCTATGAGAAAGGGCATTCCTGGCTgaatgtcagaaatgcccttctaacGGTGAACAGCTATCGGTGTCAGTGCTGTAGAAGAATCTCTTCACTGGggacacagaacgtgaaagctgatcgtgcactgaattcagcgcactgtcagttttctagcggtatataaaaccgcatgtgccccaagtgatgaaaggtcctctttaaggctggtgTGTTTCAGACTTCTATAGACAATGTAACTTTGCTATATGCCACATATTCAAAATAAGGAGAAAGTTATGTCACCCAGGAAATACATGTCCTGATTTAGATCTTTGCTGGATTGCACTATGAAAGCTTAGTTTTTCTTATAATATTGTTGAAACTGTACCTGTAACAACTTTTTTATCCTTGTGCAAAGTAACAGCCGCTGCTTTCTGTAACTGATGGGCATCAGGAATGGAGAGCTGGGTTATTCTCTGCAGATCCACAACAGAGTAAGTCAAAATGTCTTCAACAGATTTTATATTGGCTGAAAAAAATTGATTATCAATTAATGCATCCCCCAATGAATAAGAGAAGTCAGGAGCTTCAAATTGAGTATTACACAGCATCCAGCAAATACAGATGTGCAATGCTCTGCTGTGTCAGATTTTGATGCTGCATGGAACAAAAGACTGAcatctttcaccacctcaaccAACTCCAAGTCTCAGAGTatattcactgattccagcacagctggatttttttctttttataactcCCACCATCCATGAGCTATCAGTGCAGGTAGCTTTGGTTCTACTatggcctatagcgctgtactgtgtgagcggggaggaacactccTCCCCTATTGATAGTGCttgtctatggaagagtactgtgaggagagggagggggtgttcctccccgctcacacactacagcgctataggcgctgctgtgaagaaggatgttgcTGAcacactgtcaggaatgcccttctgactgtgacgagctacagatcgtgaaagctttccagcagtatatagaactgcctgtgcccaaacccttgaaaggtcccctttaaatgatgCAAAAAGCTGGTGGTAGTGgtgaaggtcttctttaaggaggtTATCCAGGAATTTTTATTTACAGCCTATCCTtatggccataaatatctgattgggggCCACTTCAGACACCCATAGTATACACAGCATGGCTCCATGCCCTGTGTAGTGGCTAGGTGCTGAAACTGCAGTGTCAACTCCCAGCCACTATACATGGATCAAAGCTATTTGCTTCTGTATttttgcagtatatagtatgagcatcagaagtggccccaaacagctgatcccaTGGGCGTAGGCGGTCCCCAAATAATCAATTATTTGAGGCCTATCGTaacgataggccataaataaaatatTCCTGGACAACTCATTTAACATCTACTTCTCTATTCAGTGATAGTTATCCACTATCCCATCAATGCATGAATCTGCAGATTTGGAGCCTTGGAAAGTTGGTTGGCAATTTAAGTTAAGtctgtaatggcagccatattagttGTCAATCAGCTTTCCAGAAATGGATAGAactaaataaaaacaacaaaaggaGAAAGGCATAGCCAGTGCATAGGCAACGGCAGATTTGCACTTCCATCTTGCACACcatgataaaatcccattgaaatgaatggaaattgcaaatggaccagctattatctgttgctaaaatcttatacagacaatagccacggacactgctgtgcggacaccaacggtagtgtgaatgcccccatagaAGCTTTCTTCATCACAGAAAATAAATATATGACATTAGAATGGGTTGTTTTATTTACATTAGGGTGAATAGGAACAGACGCCAGATAGCGAGGGCTTCATTGATGCATCTCCACCACTTTATCATCATTAATGTCATTTACTTTCTTTTTATGATGGAACATGCTAACTTCACACTAATGTTGgggtttccatcctttgggtccGTATAAGGATCCGAAAGACCGAagccctgtccacttaaaaagtgacTATCCGAGGAAATCTGCAAACCCCTTAgactggggtccgccaggtttctgctcATTTTATTCTGAAACTGGAGAAAAGTGCAGCACTttcctctctgctgattttaagcgGAATCTGTGGCGGAGTCTCGTACGGAGACtcttaacacagatgtgaacctagcctcagaacAATAGATattcataacagtagtgtgaacatttcTTTATTTCAAATGCAGCTGAACACAGAATCCATTTAGCATACTTGTATACGTAAAATACAAATCTTACCCTTATTAAGAGCTGCCGACACCTGAGGACTCAGATCCAAGTGCTCCCAGTCCATGTCTTCATAAAATGTGTTGTAAAGAAACAAAATGCAAGGGTAACAATAACCAGAAATCACATATATGACAGTGCCCCCTGTGATGCAGACAACCATAGACTGTGATATCTGTTGCCATATGGTAACGCATTGCAGTGTAGAAGCAATGCATCTATGTAAATAGGGTTAGTGGTGTCATTGGGCGCCATATTACAGTTATACACAACTCACACTCCATTAACATCTCCTCCCTggatgtccattgttctggtccgtcgGTAGGCCAGACCAATGGACAcacagactgctaaaacagtggacacCAACAATGactgacggaccccattgactataatagggtcattCAGATGTCTCTGACTTGAAGCAATTTTTCATTCTGCCAAATGGAGACTCCCATACAGATATGAACCCAGTCTTATCGGTTGTACAGAATTGGAAAAGCTTGCACATACAGCACCACACCTGGTCACAGGCGCTATGTGGTACTGCAGAACATTCCCATTCATTCATTTGGAATAAGTACTTAAAGCATTTTTCCCGTAACTGATCTATACAGGACTCTCCTCCTCCCCAGATCAATAAGACCATTGTCCCCCCAAGGCCTTCCTGTGTATTACTGTATTACTGCTCCATACTTCACAATGGGGATACATATAGAATAGCCAGTGGGAGTatccaatcagattccagctttcatttttttcagtacAGCTTAGAAAATGAAAGCAGTGACAGGACTGGTTGCTCTGGCGAACGTCTGTCTGCACCACTTGATATACCCAGATCGCTAAGCGCTTAGTAAATGTACCATACTCACCAAACAGGAGGCGTCGCTTGCATAAATGGCGGGTCTCATCCACCAATGGCGATAGAGACAAACAAAGCTGCTGTCCAATCACAGAACACACACTACTCACGTGGTTAGCCGCTCCCCACAACCGCTATCTTCCCATTGGCTATGATTTTTGTCAACAAATCTCACGTGACGCCTTGTCTTGTCACCAATTGGTCTCCGTAGCTTGTCAGCCAAGCGCATATGATTGGTTATTCTACTTAACCATGTCAATGTCAGTAATCCAATGGACCTTTATGAATTGGCAGGGTTTGGTTCATCATTGAAAGTATCCTAAAGAGTTAATGCTCTGACAGCGCGTTCAGCCAATCACAGACCACGTAGAAGTCCCTGACCTGCTCTGATTGGTCGGATGGAATGTGTCAGTAATGGGAGAGCTGGGAGCTGATTGGTTGGGAGGCCTCGGTGGTGTGAGGGAGTAAAGATGTCCACCGACCGAGATGGGAAGAAGCTGGTCCGGTCCCCCAGCGGTCTCCGCATGCTCCCTGAGAACCGGGCACTTGGAAGTCCCTTTTGCTTGGAAGAGCCGCAGTGGGTACCGGATAAAGAGGTACAAGCATCCGCTGCCCGTGACACCGCGGGAATGGAGACGGCAGAGGCCACAGGAGTTGGTTACTTTCTCCCTGCTCTTGTCTCCAGTCCTGTAGTGCGGGGCTCCTGTCACAACTAGTTGTCATGCCTGGTGTTGTACAAGTGTCAGTGATTGGTGTGCCGTGTATATCTCCACACTCTATGTCTGTACAGGTATATGTATATGGTTTTTACAAGTTTTTGCAAGACATTGTTTCCAAAATATTTAGTAGATATTGGAGATATCAGATCATCATTATCataaccatgtgacagatttttcATATTCTCATGACCGATATATTGTTATATTGGGCTCTAATGGCGGCGCTGGTGGTGTAATAATGGACAGTTTAAATCTTGtgaaaactatataaaaaaaaaaactgctttgttacccatagcaaccaacaATTTTTTTGGCACAGAATAAGAACTGAAAGCTGAgttctgattggttgccatggacgATAACTTCATAAATATCTCCCTTTTCGTTTTTTTGCGTTTTCTTTCAAATGCCATTCACCCGTCTTTTGTCTTATCTGTCTGGACATGTTGCTTGATAAGTAATGActgtaagggaatgttcacatttGATGGTTGTGTAACAGGTTTTCTGTGTGACAAATACGCAGTAACAGAAATCCCCTTGTCGTTCAGTATTTCATGTGGAATTTCTAGTTATAGatacatatttacatatatatgtatatccttcTTCATATAGTGATGAATCTCCAGGTCTTATATGGTGACCTGACTATAGGTGATTTGCGTGACCGCCCCTATTCTTTCTATATACTAGCAGCAGAATGTAGAATGAAGAAGATAAGGCTTCGAGATCTCAAAAGTTGTATTCACACTCCTTTCCACCCTCCTTCGGCAGGCAGTTCCATCATAGCTAAGGAACGGTTcagcatgcagcacttttcttcTGAGCTAAATTACAGACTCCAGAACAGCCCATTATATATCACTggagatagactccctttaatgcattCACTCGTACTATCATTGGCTATAttgttttttaaataagcatatatttacatagcctttaggctattctaggcatacctgtgAATCATTGATCCTCGCAGCCGTTTTTTAATTAACCTGGTtttcttgatatgcaaattactCTTCAGGGAGCACTGGAAGCGTTATCCCTGTTCGCTGAGCACCGCAGCGTCATCAGCCACCTCCGTTTCTCACCACCCCCTTCTTTACAGAcgatccctccttctacacctcatcactgcttccagagcagctagtcacgtaCAGTGCATGTGCGAGATTTTAATTGCGTTTTACGTGACTAGCGGCTCTGGAAGGAGAGAGAATAAATAAATAGACACATTGGGTATCCAAGTGTCTGAAAATTTCCAAACTACTaacatctaaaaatatttttcccatatggtaagacctgtagcgggaaaaaagatTAAAATGGCCGAACCACCGTTTTGCCTCTCccaacaaaaaaaatgaataaaaagacaTCAAACTGTCaaatatttcccaaaatggtataaataaaaagtgcaaCTGAACTTGCACCCccgtatacaaaaatataacatatAAAATTATAGATTTTTTGGGAGGAATTTTAAGGTTTTAAAATGGTACAAAAACAAGAAATTTGGTATTCCAAATATACCTTGATATCCCACGTGGTCCCCTTAAACACTCTCTTCTGACCACACACTACATGCGAGCCGCTCAAAAATGATCAGTGAAAGAGGATCCATAATTCCGTGATTAATGACAATTTCTTGCAGAAACAGCACCTCACCAGTCCATTGGTTGCTTCTGGTATTGCAACACTGTTCCGAATGAATGGAAATGATCTGTGATGCATTGACAGGTGAGGTGCTGTTGTCCATATTTTTCCAATCTGATGCATATAAATCTAATTATAGATGTGATGTGATGACTATACTAAAATATAGGAagacaatgtaataataataagcaTGTGTGG from Leptodactylus fuscus isolate aLepFus1 chromosome 7, aLepFus1.hap2, whole genome shotgun sequence carries:
- the XRCC3 gene encoding DNA repair protein XRCC3, translated to MDWEHLDLSPQVSAALNKANIKSVEDILTYSVVDLQRITQLSIPDAHQLQKAAAVTLHKDKKVVTALDLYKDQATFPSQHQKLSLGCSILNHFLRGGIPLVGVTELAGESSAGKTQIALQLCLSVQYSAEYGGLGAGAVYICTEDAFPNKRLQQLIKSQHKLRSDVPVDIIRNIRFGDGIYIEHAADIDMLTECITKKLPILLRRGHIRLIVIDSIAALFRCEFTARDAAIKARHLQSLGAKLHHLSTSFTAPVFCINQVTDTMKETDSVLNHLGLQDKKVQPALGISWSNQLLMRLMVFRTPKMAPLPHTSGILRIMEVIFAPHIPPSTCYYTVDLEGVKGIDVT